A window of the Acidimicrobiales bacterium genome harbors these coding sequences:
- a CDS encoding ABC transporter permease, whose protein sequence is MLKLIAWRLVRLLATLLAVSIITFGMTKLLPGDPVNAILGVDNLQDPELVEQIREELHLNDPLPVQYARWLGNAVQGDLGRSYITDQPVMTTIKERIPVTAQLAFMAVIIAVLLAVPIGVLGAYKQGKKADQISSAGVQVALSVPNFITGIFLTYLFSIKLGWFPNSSWKRLSEAGLIDNLKSAILPSVALASTQMAIFSRLVRSDMIATLQENFVLSARAKGLKDRYILLRHALRPSSLSLVTIVGINFGALLGGTVVIEFLFAIPGLGGRLLNAISQRDIMVIQGITVFVAAVYVIINTLVDLLYAVVDPRIRKG, encoded by the coding sequence GGTTGCTCGCCACGCTCCTCGCCGTGTCGATCATCACCTTCGGCATGACCAAGCTCCTGCCCGGTGATCCGGTCAACGCCATCCTCGGGGTCGACAACCTCCAGGATCCGGAACTCGTCGAGCAGATTCGCGAGGAGCTGCACCTCAACGACCCGCTCCCGGTGCAGTACGCCCGGTGGCTCGGCAACGCCGTGCAAGGTGATCTCGGCCGGTCCTACATCACCGATCAGCCGGTCATGACCACGATCAAGGAACGCATCCCGGTCACGGCCCAACTCGCCTTCATGGCGGTGATCATCGCCGTGCTGCTCGCCGTGCCCATTGGGGTGCTCGGCGCCTACAAGCAGGGGAAGAAGGCCGACCAGATCAGCTCAGCCGGCGTGCAGGTCGCACTGTCGGTGCCGAACTTCATCACCGGCATCTTCCTGACCTATTTGTTCTCCATCAAGCTCGGTTGGTTTCCGAACTCGAGCTGGAAACGGCTGAGCGAGGCCGGACTGATCGACAACCTGAAGTCAGCGATCCTGCCGTCCGTTGCGCTCGCCTCAACCCAGATGGCGATCTTCTCCCGCCTCGTGCGTTCCGACATGATCGCCACCCTGCAGGAGAATTTCGTGCTCTCCGCCCGAGCCAAGGGCCTCAAGGACCGCTACATCCTGCTCCGCCATGCCTTACGACCGAGTTCGCTGAGCCTCGTCACGATCGTCGGCATCAACTTCGGTGCGCTCCTCGGCGGCACCGTCGTGATCGAGTTCCTCTTCGCCATCCCCGGGTTGGGCGGACGACTCCTGAACGCCATCAGCCAGCGTGACATCATGGTGATCCAGGGGATCACGGTGTTCGTGGCTGCGGTCTATGTCATCATCAACACCCTTGTCGACCTGCTCTACGCCGTCGTCGATCCGCGAATCCGAAAGGGCTGA
- a CDS encoding ABC transporter permease has protein sequence MTIAEGTTTAEDLIVFAEADQPPPGNEPKGRESALSIFRSMPIVVKLAAIWLILIVVGALYAKLDGLLDDALPLKDPLLQNNIFNPKTGQRGTGSPIENPSGNHWLGTDVLARDSFSRIVHGAWVSMIVATVSAVVGVCVGGFLGSLVGFVRGRTETIVMAFIDVILAFPALILLLAMVSIFEVRNLYVIAGVIGFLSIPAYTRVARANSLAISNREFVLAARAIGTKPRTILFKEIIPNVFPTLLSYALVAAAFVIVVEGSLSFLGLSVSPPTPTWGNMINEARRDIKVSILPVLWPSLALTLTVLSLNQVGDWFQKRRAVRSSAL, from the coding sequence ATGACCATCGCCGAAGGCACCACCACCGCCGAAGATCTCATCGTCTTCGCCGAGGCCGACCAACCGCCTCCTGGAAACGAACCGAAGGGCCGCGAATCGGCCCTTTCGATCTTCCGGTCGATGCCGATCGTGGTCAAGCTGGCCGCGATCTGGCTGATCCTCATCGTCGTCGGTGCACTCTATGCCAAGCTCGACGGCCTCCTCGACGACGCATTGCCGTTGAAGGATCCGTTGCTCCAGAACAACATCTTCAATCCGAAGACCGGCCAGCGGGGCACAGGGTCGCCGATCGAGAACCCCAGCGGCAATCATTGGTTGGGCACCGACGTGCTCGCCCGTGACAGCTTCTCCCGCATCGTTCACGGGGCCTGGGTATCGATGATCGTCGCCACCGTGTCGGCCGTCGTCGGTGTCTGCGTCGGCGGCTTCCTCGGCTCGCTGGTCGGCTTCGTCCGGGGTCGCACCGAAACCATCGTGATGGCTTTCATCGACGTGATCCTCGCCTTCCCCGCCCTCATCCTCCTGCTCGCCATGGTGTCGATCTTCGAGGTCCGCAACCTCTACGTGATCGCCGGCGTCATCGGCTTCCTGTCGATTCCGGCCTACACCCGTGTGGCCCGGGCCAATTCCCTCGCCATCTCCAATCGCGAGTTCGTGCTCGCCGCTCGAGCGATCGGCACCAAGCCCCGCACGATCCTGTTCAAAGAGATCATTCCCAACGTCTTCCCGACGCTGCTCTCCTACGCGCTGGTGGCCGCGGCCTTCGTGATCGTGGTCGAGGGTTCGCTGTCGTTCCTCGGCCTGAGCGTGTCACCACCCACGCCTACCTGGGGCAACATGATCAACGAGGCCCGACGCGACATCAAGGTGTCGATTCTGCCGGTGCTATGGCCCTCGCTCGCGCTGACCCTGACAGTCTTGTCGCTCAACCAGGTCGGCGACTGGTTCCAGAAGCGGCGTGCGGTGCGTTCCTCCGCTCTGTAG
- a CDS encoding NAD(P)-dependent oxidoreductase: MRIGFIGLGVMGFPMAGHLQQAGHEVTVYNRTSSKADAWVEQYGGALAATPANAAEGAEVVITIVGNDDDVRSVVYGDDGALDAMANGSVLIDHTTASAALARELGDACVARGVGFVDGPVSGGQAGAENGRLTVMCGGEAETFESVAPLLETYAINATLIGPVGSGQLTKMVNQIAIAGTLQGLSEGLHLAMLAGLDTDRVLATISKGAAGSWQMDNRGTTMVEGSFDFGFAVDWMRKDLGIALDEGNARGASLPVAALVDQFYARVQARGGNRWDTSSLIDLLQNP, from the coding sequence ATGCGCATCGGATTCATCGGACTGGGTGTCATGGGGTTTCCCATGGCCGGGCATCTCCAGCAGGCCGGGCACGAGGTCACGGTGTACAACCGGACCTCCTCGAAGGCTGACGCATGGGTCGAACAGTACGGCGGCGCACTGGCGGCCACCCCGGCGAACGCAGCCGAGGGCGCCGAGGTGGTCATCACGATCGTCGGCAACGACGACGACGTTCGGTCGGTCGTCTACGGCGACGACGGAGCGCTCGATGCGATGGCCAACGGCAGCGTGCTGATCGATCACACCACGGCATCGGCCGCACTGGCTCGTGAACTCGGCGACGCCTGCGTCGCCCGGGGCGTGGGTTTCGTCGACGGTCCGGTGTCAGGAGGGCAAGCCGGCGCCGAGAACGGTCGGCTCACCGTCATGTGCGGTGGTGAGGCCGAGACGTTCGAATCCGTCGCTCCCCTGCTCGAGACGTACGCCATCAACGCCACGCTCATCGGGCCCGTCGGCAGTGGCCAGCTCACGAAGATGGTCAACCAGATCGCGATCGCCGGCACGCTGCAGGGACTCTCCGAAGGTCTCCACCTGGCGATGCTGGCCGGGCTCGATACCGACCGGGTGCTGGCCACGATCTCGAAGGGAGCCGCGGGATCGTGGCAGATGGACAACCGCGGCACCACGATGGTCGAGGGGTCGTTCGACTTCGGCTTCGCCGTCGATTGGATGCGCAAGGATCTTGGCATTGCCCTCGACGAGGGCAATGCCCGAGGCGCCAGCCTGCCGGTGGCAGCCCTGGTCGATCAGTTCTACGCCCGAGTCCAGGCCCGAGGCGGCAACCGGTGGGATACGAGCAGCCTTATCGACCTACTCCAGAACCCCTGA
- a CDS encoding aminotransferase class I/II-fold pyridoxal phosphate-dependent enzyme, whose translation MSSRRSQIAPFHVMEVMRQAQEHESAGNEVLHLEVGQPGTPAPAGARAAAIAAIGTATLGYTAALGTPELRARIARWYDERHQLAVDPGCVVVTTGASGSCVLAFLALWDPGDRVAVIEPGYPCYRNDLEALGIDVVGLPVDIADQCKPTIEQLDALLPLDGLVLASPSNPTGTVLADHELQALARWADVNEVRLVVDEIYHGITFDRPATTALAHSANVVVFNSFSKYFSMTGWRLGWIVAPLDLIAPLERLAQNLSICAPSVSQVAGLAAFDDLAELDANVAVYAENRRIMLEGLANAGFDELAPADGAFYVWASIRHLGMDAVDLCQQWLRELDIAVTPGIDFDPRRGHDFVRFSYAGSTAHITEAMHRLGRWHAAREESAS comes from the coding sequence ATGTCGTCGCGTCGTAGCCAGATCGCACCGTTTCACGTGATGGAAGTGATGCGTCAGGCACAGGAACACGAGTCGGCAGGCAACGAGGTCCTGCACCTCGAGGTCGGCCAACCCGGCACGCCGGCGCCGGCGGGCGCCCGAGCCGCGGCGATCGCCGCCATCGGCACCGCCACGCTCGGCTACACCGCCGCCCTCGGAACACCGGAGCTACGTGCTCGCATCGCTCGCTGGTACGACGAACGACACCAGCTCGCCGTCGATCCCGGCTGCGTCGTCGTGACCACCGGGGCGTCGGGCAGCTGCGTCCTGGCGTTCCTCGCCCTGTGGGACCCCGGCGATCGGGTCGCCGTGATCGAGCCGGGATATCCGTGCTACCGAAACGATCTCGAAGCCCTCGGCATCGATGTCGTCGGGCTCCCCGTCGACATCGCCGACCAGTGCAAACCGACCATCGAACAACTCGACGCGCTCCTCCCGCTCGACGGCCTGGTGCTCGCCAGCCCGAGCAACCCGACGGGCACCGTGCTCGCCGACCACGAGCTGCAAGCGCTCGCCCGCTGGGCCGACGTCAACGAGGTCCGCCTCGTCGTCGACGAGATCTATCACGGCATCACCTTCGACCGCCCCGCCACCACCGCCCTTGCCCACAGCGCGAACGTGGTCGTCTTCAACAGCTTCTCGAAGTACTTCTCCATGACCGGCTGGCGCCTCGGCTGGATCGTGGCCCCGCTCGACCTCATCGCCCCCCTCGAGCGGCTGGCGCAGAACCTGAGTATCTGTGCGCCGAGCGTGTCGCAGGTGGCCGGGCTTGCGGCGTTCGACGACCTCGCCGAACTCGATGCCAACGTCGCCGTCTATGCCGAGAACCGGCGCATCATGCTCGAGGGGTTGGCCAACGCCGGCTTCGATGAGCTCGCGCCGGCCGACGGTGCCTTCTATGTGTGGGCCAGTATCCGACACCTTGGCATGGACGCCGTCGACCTGTGCCAACAGTGGCTCCGCGAACTCGACATCGCCGTCACCCCCGGGATCGACTTCGATCCCAGACGCGGCCACGATTTCGTGCGATTCTCATACGCCGGTTCGACCGCCCACATCACCGAGGCCATGCACCGTCTGGGTCGCTGGCACGCAGCACGAGAAGAGTCAGCGTCATGA
- a CDS encoding DUF983 domain-containing protein: MNQPRLVKDQPKRPGPSTPTLLRRGATMACPACGERKGLFRRWTKMADACPNCGLVFGRFEGQWIGAIGINTIASFFILMVFVGVATALSFPNPNAKALIIMSVIVAVTMPLLLFPFSRTFWMGMDLMMTPLEPHEVDWTKVEPAIADDMKRRAAEIERERAEAEAALQRTTEGEQ; this comes from the coding sequence ATGAACCAACCACGACTGGTCAAGGATCAACCCAAGCGCCCCGGTCCATCGACGCCGACGCTGTTGCGTCGCGGGGCGACCATGGCGTGCCCGGCGTGTGGCGAACGAAAGGGGTTGTTCCGGCGATGGACCAAGATGGCCGATGCCTGCCCCAATTGCGGGCTCGTCTTCGGTCGGTTCGAAGGCCAGTGGATCGGCGCCATCGGGATCAACACGATCGCCAGCTTCTTCATCTTGATGGTGTTCGTCGGGGTGGCCACGGCGCTGTCGTTCCCCAACCCGAACGCCAAGGCACTCATCATCATGTCGGTGATCGTGGCCGTGACGATGCCGCTCCTGCTCTTCCCGTTCAGTCGAACGTTCTGGATGGGGATGGACCTCATGATGACCCCGCTCGAACCGCACGAGGTCGACTGGACCAAGGTCGAGCCCGCCATCGCCGACGACATGAAGCGGCGGGCAGCCGAGATCGAACGCGAGCGGGCCGAGGCGGAAGCGGCACTCCAACGAACGACCGAAGGTGAGCAGTGA
- a CDS encoding mycothione reductase, giving the protein MTTETYDLIIVGSGSGNSIPEYLDGWKIAIVERDVFGGTCLNRGCIPSKMFVLPADVAETVRHAQRLGINASVANIDWVGIRDRVFGLIDPIAAGGEVYRATGSEHITLLRGTARFIGDKTFNVAGPDGSNQTITAPKVLLAAGARPMIPAIPGLADVRYHTSDSIMRLDHFPPRLGIIGGGFIAVEMGHVFSGLGSDVHVFNRSTRLLRHHDAEISDRFTQVFSERVTFHAGCIPDRIEHADHTILVHADGHTHEFDELLVATGRVPNSDLLDAAAGGLELHDDGRVVVDETMATPVEGVWAVGDLANSYQLKHLANAEAKVAFWNLAHPDDLRSTNYAAVPSAVFSDPQVATVGYSESEATMLGIDYAVGRRDYGGTAYGWALIDETSFAKVLVSRSTGLVIGAHIIGPQAATLIQPLIQAMQFGLPAERMAREMYYIHPALTEVVENALLDALE; this is encoded by the coding sequence GTGACAACCGAGACCTACGACCTGATCATCGTCGGAAGCGGCTCGGGGAACTCCATCCCCGAGTATCTCGACGGCTGGAAGATCGCCATCGTGGAGCGCGACGTCTTCGGTGGGACCTGCCTGAACCGTGGCTGCATCCCCTCGAAGATGTTCGTCCTGCCGGCCGACGTCGCCGAGACGGTTCGCCACGCCCAGCGGCTCGGCATCAATGCCAGCGTGGCGAACATCGACTGGGTGGGCATCCGCGACCGGGTGTTCGGCCTCATCGACCCGATCGCCGCCGGGGGAGAGGTGTACCGCGCTACCGGCTCCGAACACATCACGCTGCTGCGTGGCACGGCGCGCTTCATCGGCGACAAGACGTTCAACGTGGCCGGGCCCGATGGGTCCAACCAGACCATCACTGCGCCGAAGGTGCTGCTCGCCGCCGGCGCTCGACCGATGATCCCGGCCATCCCCGGACTGGCCGACGTTCGCTACCACACGTCCGACTCGATCATGCGGCTCGACCACTTCCCACCACGGCTCGGCATCATCGGTGGCGGCTTCATCGCCGTCGAGATGGGGCACGTGTTCAGCGGGCTCGGCTCCGACGTCCATGTGTTCAACCGCTCGACGAGGCTCCTCCGCCACCACGACGCCGAGATCTCCGACCGATTCACGCAAGTGTTCTCCGAGCGAGTCACCTTCCACGCCGGGTGCATCCCCGACCGCATCGAGCACGCCGACCACACGATCCTCGTGCATGCCGACGGGCACACCCACGAGTTCGACGAGCTGCTCGTCGCGACGGGGCGGGTCCCCAACAGCGACCTCCTCGACGCTGCCGCCGGCGGGCTCGAGCTGCACGACGATGGTCGGGTGGTGGTCGACGAGACGATGGCGACGCCGGTCGAGGGTGTCTGGGCGGTGGGTGATCTTGCGAACTCCTACCAGCTGAAGCACTTGGCGAATGCCGAGGCCAAGGTCGCCTTCTGGAACCTTGCGCATCCTGACGACCTCCGCTCGACCAACTATGCGGCCGTGCCGTCGGCGGTCTTCAGTGATCCGCAGGTGGCAACGGTCGGCTACTCGGAGTCCGAAGCGACCATGTTGGGCATCGACTATGCGGTCGGGCGCCGTGACTATGGCGGCACCGCCTATGGCTGGGCGCTGATCGACGAGACGTCGTTCGCGAAGGTCCTGGTCAGCCGGTCCACCGGTCTGGTCATCGGCGCCCACATCATCGGGCCGCAAGCCGCCACACTGATCCAGCCGCTCATCCAGGCCATGCAGTTCGGGCTGCCGGCCGAGCGCATGGCCCGCGAGATGTACTACATCCACCCGGCTCTTACCGAAGTGGTCGAAAACGCCCTGCTCGATGCCCTCGAGTGA
- a CDS encoding diguanylate cyclase, whose product MPADADAEQIAEVLRYAPGACVVLENGVIRGANAEAVDTTGIPRKRLVGSPLSELIIPETQVPVADFLSSARPEVHAMPVRLAAGMMPLELSARRINDAVIVVGLRRMELEHQLSAIAGGDLTHDQITGLPNRFHLLEQLHHRLTTQSPQPLAVIALWIDDLPNLAAERGQRVVERVSRQVGERVQARLRGPDLLGRFDDAAFLALLTTDSPPEQLREIAERLRDEVVFPVEFDGSLISFTASVMVGMIGTNRPTIDKIQSRLEVVGRLTATGDGNRTEMVTF is encoded by the coding sequence TTGCCCGCTGACGCCGATGCCGAACAGATTGCCGAAGTCCTGAGGTACGCCCCGGGCGCCTGCGTGGTGCTCGAGAACGGTGTGATTCGAGGGGCGAACGCCGAGGCGGTCGACACCACGGGCATTCCTCGCAAGCGGCTGGTCGGCTCGCCACTGTCCGAGCTGATCATCCCCGAGACCCAGGTACCGGTGGCCGACTTCCTTTCCTCGGCTCGTCCCGAGGTCCACGCCATGCCGGTCCGCCTGGCGGCCGGGATGATGCCGCTCGAGTTGTCCGCACGCCGCATCAACGACGCCGTCATCGTCGTCGGACTCCGTCGCATGGAACTCGAGCACCAGCTCTCGGCCATCGCCGGCGGAGACCTCACCCACGACCAGATCACCGGGCTGCCGAACCGCTTCCACCTGCTCGAACAGCTGCACCACCGCCTCACCACCCAGTCGCCCCAGCCCCTGGCGGTAATTGCGCTGTGGATCGATGACCTGCCCAACCTCGCCGCCGAGCGGGGCCAACGGGTGGTCGAGCGGGTCTCGCGTCAGGTCGGCGAACGAGTGCAGGCCCGCCTGCGCGGCCCCGATCTGCTCGGTCGATTCGACGACGCGGCGTTTCTCGCCCTCCTCACCACCGATTCGCCGCCCGAACAGCTGCGAGAGATCGCCGAGCGACTTCGCGACGAGGTGGTCTTCCCGGTCGAATTCGACGGCAGCCTGATCAGCTTCACCGCCAGCGTGATGGTCGGCATGATCGGAACGAATCGGCCGACCATCGACAAGATCCAGTCCCGGCTCGAGGTCGTTGGCCGCCTCACCGCCACCGGTGACGGCAATCGCACCGAGATGGTGACCTTCTGA
- a CDS encoding Gfo/Idh/MocA family oxidoreductase, which translates to MPDRSSPLHIGIVGCGLIGRFHARSLQPVADRARVTTVFDLDMVRATEFADEFGAEVAPSLDALIADVDAVYVCTWTAAHRSIVEQAVEAGRPVFCEKPLDVGLAEARSLTELVLGAEVTNQVGLVLRRSPAMRWVAQRLASGVDGGVMSIVFRDDQYFPTQGTYASTWRGDRSLAGSGALLEHSIHDLDLLDWWIGPITSVAAMTAHHHRIDGIEDQATVLLRGEGDAVATLSSTWHDVLSRPSQRRIEIFCRRATITVEGEWTGPVRWESETDSGVLEGAELVASVRSDGHTQNPDREFVDAVIAGTSAHPDVAVALRAHVLADAAYRSAADGGAAVTVS; encoded by the coding sequence GTGCCCGACAGATCCTCACCGCTCCATATCGGCATCGTGGGCTGCGGCCTCATCGGCCGCTTCCACGCGCGTTCCCTCCAGCCCGTCGCTGATCGCGCCCGGGTCACGACCGTCTTCGATCTCGACATGGTTCGAGCCACCGAGTTCGCCGACGAGTTCGGGGCCGAGGTGGCGCCGTCGCTCGACGCGCTGATCGCCGACGTCGACGCCGTCTACGTCTGCACCTGGACCGCGGCCCACCGCTCGATCGTCGAACAGGCCGTGGAAGCAGGACGGCCGGTGTTCTGCGAGAAACCACTCGATGTGGGCTTGGCCGAGGCACGGTCGCTGACCGAACTCGTGCTGGGAGCCGAGGTGACGAACCAGGTCGGGCTGGTGCTTCGACGGTCTCCGGCGATGCGTTGGGTCGCCCAGCGCCTGGCATCGGGAGTCGACGGTGGCGTCATGAGCATCGTGTTTCGCGATGACCAGTACTTCCCGACGCAGGGTACGTACGCCTCCACGTGGAGAGGCGACCGGTCGCTCGCCGGGTCCGGGGCGCTCCTCGAGCACTCGATCCATGACCTCGACCTGCTCGACTGGTGGATCGGCCCCATCACGAGTGTGGCGGCGATGACGGCGCACCACCACAGGATCGACGGCATCGAGGATCAGGCCACGGTGCTCCTGCGGGGCGAGGGCGACGCCGTGGCCACCCTGAGTTCGACGTGGCACGACGTGCTTTCGAGGCCAAGCCAGCGCCGAATCGAGATCTTCTGTCGACGAGCCACGATCACCGTGGAGGGGGAGTGGACGGGGCCGGTTCGGTGGGAGAGCGAGACCGACTCGGGTGTCCTCGAAGGCGCCGAGCTGGTGGCGTCGGTCCGATCCGACGGGCACACACAGAACCCCGACCGCGAGTTCGTCGATGCCGTCATCGCCGGCACGTCGGCGCACCCTGATGTGGCGGTGGCGCTGCGAGCCCATGTGCTCGCTGATGCGGCCTACCGATCGGCCGCCGACGGCGGGGCCGCAGTCACGGTGTCGTAG